From Sphaeramia orbicularis unplaced genomic scaffold, fSphaOr1.1, whole genome shotgun sequence:
ACAGAGAGGACGAAAACAGAGAGGACGAAAACAGAGGACGACAAAAGAGGACGAAAACAGAGGATGACAACAGAGGACGAAAACAGAGAGGACGAAAACAGAGGACGACAAAAGAGGACGAAAACAGAGGACGAAAACAGAGGACGACAACAGAGGACGACAAAAGAGGACGAAAACAGGACGACAACAGAGAGGACGAAAACAGAGAGGACGACAACAGAGAGGACGAAAACAGAGGACGACAAAAGAGGACGAAAACAGAGACGACAACAGAGGACGACAAAAGAGGACGAAAACAGGACGACAACAGAGAGGACGAAAACAGAGGACGACAAAAGAGGACGAAAACAGAGGGGACGACAACAGAGAGGACGAAAAAAGAGGACGACAAAAGAGGACGAAAACAGAGGACGACAACAGAGGACGACAAAAGAGGACGAAAACAGGACAACAACAGAGAGGACGACAAAAGAGGACGAAAACAGAGGACGACAAAAGAGGACGAAAACAGAGGACGACAACAGAGGACGACAACAGAGGACGACAACAGAGGACGACAACAGAGGACGAAAACAGGACGACAACAGAGAGGACGAAAACAGAGAGGACGACAACAGAGAGGACG
This genomic window contains:
- the LOC115416775 gene encoding cilia- and flagella-associated protein 251-like, whose product is MNRGGGRRRHLRPRERGQKQRGRQQRTKTERTKTEDDNRGRKQRGRKQRGRKQRTKTEDDKRGRKQRTTTEDENREDENREDENRGRQKRTKTEDDNRGRKQRGRKQRTTKEDENRGRKQRTTTEDDKRGRKQDDNREDENREDDNREDENRGRQKRTKTETTTEDDKRGRKQDDNREDENRGRQKRTKTEGTTTERTKKEDDKRGRKQRTTTEDDKRGRKQDNNREDDKRGRKQRTTKEDENRGRQQRTTTEDDNRGRQQRTKTGRQQRGRKQRGRQQRGRQQRGRQQRGRQQRTTTERTTTEDENRTTKNRGRKQRGRHTEDDKEDETGT